Within the Fischerella sp. PCC 9605 genome, the region ACAAAAATCAAACAACATCCAGATTTATCATTATTATTTCTCAACTTTTCTGGTCGGAACAAAATCACAGGTGAACCAGTCCATCCACCAACAATAGTTGGCAATCGCTGGTTTGATATTGATAGCGAAGATGGCAATGGTGACGGTAAAGCCATTTTTGAACATTGTTTTTTCAAAAGTATTGGTGCTGTAATTTTCCTCACTGCTTCTATTTATCGAACTGATATCGTACAACGCGCTTTGCAAATCTGGCCAAACGCCGCAGATAACTGGATATCTTTGGCATATTTAGCTGGTTTTTGTGCTGCTAATGGGAGAACCATTGTAACTAAAGATACCTATCTTGAATGCGTTGTCGGCGTGAGTTATTGGCAAAAAGAGCCAAGGTCAGCATTATTGATGCAATACAAACATACATCTGAAGTGCTGATGAAACTAGAAGAAAATGGCTATTCTAAGCTATTTTGCCGACAGATGATTTTAAAGAGCTTTAAAGATGCTAATTTCAAAGTCTTTTTAGGTGCTTTGAGAAGATGGCCTGTATTCGCCCTACAAACAGCACTTCCCTTTTTTGCTTTAGTCAGCCTATCTGCTTTTGACGCTATGGCAGCTAAAAACATTGAAATAGCAGAAACAAATAATCAGTCTACTTCCAGGTTAAGAAAATATCAACAATAAGCTGCAAAAACAATATCCAAAATATATCTAATGCATGAGGTAATCATCTGATGCTTAACGCTATCAAAAATAAAGTAACAGCATTAAACTCCGAAATTGACTATAGATTTGCTCTTGGTAAGCATATTAAAAATCTACCCGCAATTGCAGAGCGCGATCGCGTAATTGTTGACGCTCTCAAACGCGAAGGAGTTTACGTTACTACACTCGCCGATCTGGGGTTAGATTCCACTACCAATTTGCTTAATGCTGCTCGCAATCAACTGTCCACAATGGCAGCAGTGCAAAATAGTCAGATCGCTCAAAGACTACCGCAAATTTACACAGTTACAGATTTACCAGAATTTTTTACCTGGGGAAGCGAACAAAAACTACTCAATATCGTCGAAAATTATATCGGTCTTCCTGTCACCTTTCAAGGTGTACATTTACGCAAAGATTTTCCCAATGAAAATCAATTTGGTACGCTGCTGTGGCATAAAGATTCAGAAGATCGCCGGATGGTCAAAGTCATTATGTATTTGACTGATGTAGAAGAAAAACACGGGCCTTTTGAATACGTTCCGTTATCTTTAAC harbors:
- a CDS encoding glycosyltransferase family 2 protein; the protein is MNKLLTIAIPTYNRAELLDKQLAWLAQAIKGIESECEIFVSDNCSTDNTQEVIKKWQEILSHVTFKYSRHPENLGVMKNIIHCIKSATTKYVWTIGDDDPIQDRAVPYVITKIKQHPDLSLLFLNFSGRNKITGEPVHPPTIVGNRWFDIDSEDGNGDGKAIFEHCFFKSIGAVIFLTASIYRTDIVQRALQIWPNAADNWISLAYLAGFCAANGRTIVTKDTYLECVVGVSYWQKEPRSALLMQYKHTSEVLMKLEENGYSKLFCRQMILKSFKDANFKVFLGALRRWPVFALQTALPFFALVSLSAFDAMAAKNIEIAETNNQSTSRLRKYQQ
- a CDS encoding phytanoyl-CoA dioxygenase family protein — protein: MLNAIKNKVTALNSEIDYRFALGKHIKNLPAIAERDRVIVDALKREGVYVTTLADLGLDSTTNLLNAARNQLSTMAAVQNSQIAQRLPQIYTVTDLPEFFTWGSEQKLLNIVENYIGLPVTFQGVHLRKDFPNENQFGTLLWHKDSEDRRMVKVIMYLTDVEEKHGPFEYVPLSLTPLHSLNYYRIYYKLWQSGYLGINDEQLQEIIPKSAWKSCPGPAGTVIFADPKTALHHGTLRTEERSALFFVYTANPPKRPELCTQYWDDTFPKPELRQTSELLNS